In Bradyrhizobium sp. 170, the DNA window ATTGTTCTACGTCACCATTGATGGGTATCGCTTCGCTCCACCCATCCTACGGGCTGGAATGACAATTGAGCATTGAACTCTCTGATGAGCATTGAACTCTCTGAACGCGAGACAGTGTCCTTCGCAAGGGACGGCGCGTTGCGCATCCGCGCGGCGCTCGACGCATCGGATTTGCAGGGGCTGGAGGATGCGGTCGCGAATCTGCCGCCGGACCAGGCCGGCATCAGGCTTTACGGGATTCCTGCTCTTCGGTCGTTTCTTGCATCACCAGGCGCGATCTGGAAGGTAGCGGCCTCGGCCCTCGGCGACGCCGCCCGTCCCGTCCGGGCAATCCTCTTTGACAAGACCGCCGCGACAAATTGGGGACTCCCCTGGCATCAGGATCGAACGATCGTGGTCGCCCGGCGGGTGGAGGTCGAGGGCTTTGGCCCGTGGACCGTCAAGAGCGGTCTGCTTCACGTGGCGCCACCGTTTGATCTGTTGGCCGGCATGGTGACGCTCCGCGTTCATTTGGACCCGGTGCCTGAGATGAATGCACCGCTTCTGATCGCTCCCGGATCACATCGACTGGGACAAATTCCGGAAGGCGAACTGAGGTCGGTTGTTCAACGGTGCGGGACCGCCACTTGCCTTGCCGACGCTGGAGACATCTGGCTCTATTCGACGCCGATCCTTCACGGCTCGGAAGCGGCGCGCGATCCTGCTCACCGAAGAGTTTTGCAAGTCGACTTCGCGGCCGGCGAACTTCCCGGAGGGCTGACGTGGCTCGGAGTTTGAGGCGCTGCCGCCGTTCCTGGAGCCGCGAAGGGCGGCGATCGAGGCGGGACTGAAGCCGATCGGGTGAGGAAGATGCCGCCCTCGAGCTTTGAAGCGTTGTCTCTTTATGACGCTCCCGCCGTTTATGGCGATTGGTCTGTCGCCTGGGCCTGAGGGATCAAACGAGATCAAACGTGGTAAATCGCGAAGCTAACGAATGATGCGCGTGGTCACCCTGAAATATTCGATCTTCGATCGACCAGCATGCACGCCCGTGTTCTTACGGGGTCCCGACTGAGTACTCCTTTTGGGCCGTTGCCACGACCGAGATTCCTAGCGAGCATCGCGAAGTACGAGAAGCAGGGACTACGCGATCGCTGATCCTACAATTGAACGGACCGCCGACGCGGCGATGCGCACAGCGTTTTTCCCAACCGGACTGTGATTTTTACGATGATCCAGTGTGCGAACTCCATTATTTCGAGCTCTTCATGACCTTATGCCGCGGGCGACCGTTGGGTTCGATCTCTCAAGAGACGTTACCAGAACAAGAAAAGTTATTGGAGAATCAACAAGCCGTGCGCGGTCGTCAGAAGGCTGAGCATGTAAAGGGCAGGAGTTATTGCGTCGGAGTCTTTTCACAATAGTCCAGAGTTTCTTCTGTTGGCATTCGCGTAGGCGCTGAACGAGCGCTCATTGCCGGGCTCTCTTGTGAGTTGCTCCTCGAATGCGATCGCACCTGCTCTGCGTCAGCAGAGTGGAGTGTGCTGTGAGCCGCGTTCTATTTGCCTCGAAGTCTTTACTAACCGCCGGCTGGATCGAAATTGAATCTGGCCTCCAGGAGATTTCGAATTCATCTCGGCCATCGGATGTTCCGATCGAGCCGTCCGTGACACTTGCGACTGATCCGCCGGGTACAGCGGATCCACTGATCAATTCACGATGTCTGCTTTTCTCGCCGATCGACGGCGCACCTTCGCTATCCCCTCATCAAGACAGCACGGTAGAATTCTGGACGGCCAGCAAGGCGTCCGCTCCATGGTTGTTCGAATCTGACGCGTCGCTCAACCGCGTTCGGGTTGCTTCCAAGTAACATTTGTATTTTACGAGTTGCGAGGTCGAAGACATGGCTACTCAGACAACCGACGGCGGCAGCACCACTTCGTTCTCTAATACACCGCAGGCGAAGGACGATATTTTTACGAGCGGGGTCACCGCCGCCGGCGTATCCATTTCGCTGACGGAAGATAACCTTCAGCCTGTCGTTTTCGATGTCATGGGAAATGACCTTGGAGGCAATGCCAAGACACTCTTTTCCATCGACAACGGGATTAATAACAGCGGCGCCATGAGCGGCTATAGCGCGGCTGATTTGCTGACGCAGGATACCGCGCGCGCCGAAGTCACCAGCACCGATACAAGCGTGAAAGGCGCCAAGATTTGGATCACGGCTGATGGTAAGGTTGGGTATGACGCGTCAACGTTGAGCGCTCAAATCGCCGCCTTGTCGGCAGGGGAGTTTTTCACAGACTCATTCATCTACGCTATCCGACTTGGCAATGGTACGCTGAGCTGGGCCACCGCGACGGTGAGAATCGCCGGGGTTAACGATGGCCCCGTTGCGGTAGCCGACACAAATGCGGTGAAGGAAGACAGCGCGCCGACCGCAGTCAGCGGCAACGTGCTCACCAACGATACCGACGTCGACACGCATGACACCCATAGCGTCACGGCAGTCAACGGCTCTGCCGCCAAGGTCGGTGCTGATGTGGCCGGCACCTACGGCACGCTGCACCTCAATTCCGATGGCACGTACATTTATACGCTCTACAACGGCCAGGCCAATGTGCAGGCGTTAGCGGCAGGTCAGCAGGTTTACGACACTTTCAGTTACACTAATTCTGACAATCATGGCGGGTCGAGCGCCGGCAATCTGACCATCACGGTTACCGGCACCAACGACATCGCCGTGATCAGCGGCGTCGCCACCGGCGGCGTCACCGAAGACGTCGGCGTCGTCGCCGGCAACCTCGCCACCAGCGGCGCGCTCAGCATCGCCGACGCCGACCAGGGCCAGGCCAACTTCACCGCCCAGGCCGGCACCGCCGGCAGCAACGGCTACGGCAGCTTCACGCTCGATGCCGCCGGCAACTGGAGCTACAGCGCCGACGACAGCCAGACCGCGGTCCAGCAGCTCGGCGCCGGCCAGTCGATCACCGATTCCTTTACCGCCGTCTCCTCCGACGGCTCCGCCAGCCAGCTCGTCACCGTCACCATCACCGGCACCAACGACATCGCCGTGATCAGCGGCGTCGCCACCGGCGGCGTCACCGAAGACGTCGGCGTCGTCGCCGGCAACCTCGCCACCAGCGGCGCGCTCAGCATCGCCGACGCCGACCAGGGCCAGGCCAACTTCACCGCCCAGGCCGGCACCGCCGGCAGCAACGGCTACGGCAGCTTCACGCTCGATGCCGCCGGCAACTGGAGCTACAGCGCCGACGACAGCCAGACCGCGGTCCAGCAGCTCGGCGCCGGCCAGTCGATCACCGATTCCTTTACCGCCGTCTCCTCCGACGGCTCCGCCAGCCAGCTCGTCACCGTCACCATCACCGGCACCAACGACATCGCCGTGATCAGCGGCGTCGCCACCGGCGGCGTGACCGAAGACGTCGGCGTCGTCGCCGGCAACCTCGCCACCAGCGGCGCGCTCAGCATTGCCGACGCCGACCAGGGCCAGGCCAACTTCACCGCCCAGGCCGGCACCGCCGGCAGCAACGGCTATGGCAGCTTCACGCTCGATGCCGCCGGCAACTGGAGCTACAGCGCCGACGACAGCCAGACCGCGATCCAGCAGCTCGGCGCCGGCCAGTCGATCACCGATAGCTTCACCGCCGTCTCCTCCGACGGCTCCGCCAGCCAGCTCGTCACCGTCACCATCACCGGCACCAACGACATCGCCGTGATCAGCGGCGTTGCCACCGGCGGCGTGACCGAAGACGTCGGCGTCGTCGCCGGCAACCTCGCCACCAGCGGCGCGCTCAGCATTGCCGACGCCGACCAGGGCCAGGCCAACTTCACCGCCCAGGCCGGCACCGCCGGCAGCAACGGCTATGGCAGCTTCACGCTCGATGCCGCCGGCAACTGGAGCTACAGCGCCGACGACAGCCAGACCGCGATCCAGCAGCTCGGCGCCGGCCAGTCGATCACCGATAGCTTCACCGCCGTCTCCTCCGACGGCTCCGCCAGCCAGCTCGTCACCGTCACCATCACCGGCACCAACGACATCGCCGTGATCAGCGGCGTTGCCACCGGCGGCGTGACCGAAGACGTCGGCGTCGTCGCCGGCAACCTCGCCACCAGCGGCGCGCTCAGCATTGCCGACGCCGACCAGGGCCAGGCCAACTTCACCGCCCAGGCCGGCACCGCCGGCAGCAACGGCTATGGCAGCTTCACGCTCGATGCCGCCGGCAACTGGAGCTACAGCGCCGACGACAGCCAGACCGCGATCCAGCAGCTCGGCGCCGGCCAGTCGATCACCGATAGCTTCACCGCCGTCTCCTCCGACGGCTCCGCCAGCCAGCTCGTCACCGTCACCATCACCGGCACCAACGACATCGCCGTGATCAGCGGCGTTGCCACCGGCGGCGTGACCGAAGACGTCGGCGTCGTCGCCGGCAACCTCGCCACCAGCGGCGCGCTCAGCATCGCCGACGCCGACCAGGGCCAGGCCAACTTCACCGCCCAGGCCGGCACCGCCGGCAGCAACGGCTACGGCAGCTTCACGCTCGATGCCGCCGGCAACTGGAGCTACAGCGCCGACGACAGCCAGACCGCGGTCCAGCAGCTCGGCGCCGGCCAGTCGATCACCGATTCCTTTACCGCCGTCTCCTCCGACGGCTCCGCCAGCCAGCTCGTCACCGTCACCATCACCGGCACCAACGACATCGCCGTGATCAGCGGCGTCGCCACCGGCGGCGTCACCGAAGACGTCGGCGTCGTCGCCGGCAACCTCGCCACCAGCGGCGCGCTCAGCATCGCCGACGCCGACCAGGGCCAGGCCAACTTCACCGCCCAGGCCGGCACCGCCGGCAGCAACGGCTATGGCAGCTTCACGCTCGATGCCGCCGGCAACTGGAGCTACAGCGCCGACGACAGCCAGACCGCGATCCAGCAGCTCGGCGCCGGCCAGTCGATCACCGATTCCTTTACCGCCGTCTCCTCCGACGGCTCCGCCAGCCAGCTCGTCACCGTCACCATCACCGGCACCAACGACATCGCCGTGATCAGCGGCGTCGCCACCGGCGGCGTGACCGAAGACGTCGGCGTCGTCGCCGGCAACCTCGCCACCAGCGGCGCGCTCAGCATTGCCGACGCCGACCAGGGCCAGGCCAACTTCACCGCCCAGGCCGGCACCGCCGGCAGCAACGGCTATGGCAGCTTCACGCTCGATGCCGCCGGCAACTGGAGCTACAGCGCCGACGACAGCCAGACCGCGATCCAGCAGCTCGGCGCCGGCCAGTCGATCACCGATTCCTTTACCGCCGTCTCGTCCGACGGCTCCGCCAGCCAGCTCGTCACCGTCACCATCACCGGCACCAACGACATCGCCGTGATCAGCGGCGTCGCCACCGGCGGCGTCACCGAAGACGTCGGCGTCGTCGCCGGCAACCTCGCCACCAGCGGCGCGCTCAGCATCGCCGACGCCGACCAGGGCCAGGCCAACTTCACCGCCCAGGCCGGCACCGCCGGCAGCAACGGCTATGGCAGCTTCACGCTCGATGCCGCCGGCAACTGGAGCTACAGCGCCGACGACAGCCAGACCGCGATCCAGCAGCTCGGCGCCGGCCAGTCGATCACCGATAGCTTCACCGCCGTCTCCTCCGACGGCTCCGCC includes these proteins:
- a CDS encoding VCBS domain-containing protein, translated to MATQTTDGGSTTSFSNTPQAKDDIFTSGVTAAGVSISLTEDNLQPVVFDVMGNDLGGNAKTLFSIDNGINNSGAMSGYSAADLLTQDTARAEVTSTDTSVKGAKIWITADGKVGYDASTLSAQIAALSAGEFFTDSFIYAIRLGNGTLSWATATVRIAGVNDGPVAVADTNAVKEDSAPTAVSGNVLTNDTDVDTHDTHSVTAVNGSAAKVGADVAGTYGTLHLNSDGTYIYTLYNGQANVQALAAGQQVYDTFSYTNSDNHGGSSAGNLTITVTGTNDIAVISGVATGGVTEDVGVVAGNLATSGALSIADADQGQANFTAQAGTAGSNGYGSFTLDAAGNWSYSADDSQTAVQQLGAGQSITDSFTAVSSDGSASQLVTVTITGTNDIAVISGVATGGVTEDVGVVAGNLATSGALSIADADQGQANFTAQAGTAGSNGYGSFTLDAAGNWSYSADDSQTAVQQLGAGQSITDSFTAVSSDGSASQLVTVTITGTNDIAVISGVATGGVTEDVGVVAGNLATSGALSIADADQGQANFTAQAGTAGSNGYGSFTLDAAGNWSYSADDSQTAIQQLGAGQSITDSFTAVSSDGSASQLVTVTITGTNDIAVISGVATGGVTEDVGVVAGNLATSGALSIADADQGQANFTAQAGTAGSNGYGSFTLDAAGNWSYSADDSQTAIQQLGAGQSITDSFTAVSSDGSASQLVTVTITGTNDIAVISGVATGGVTEDVGVVAGNLATSGALSIADADQGQANFTAQAGTAGSNGYGSFTLDAAGNWSYSADDSQTAIQQLGAGQSITDSFTAVSSDGSASQLVTVTITGTNDIAVISGVATGGVTEDVGVVAGNLATSGALSIADADQGQANFTAQAGTAGSNGYGSFTLDAAGNWSYSADDSQTAVQQLGAGQSITDSFTAVSSDGSASQLVTVTITGTNDIAVISGVATGGVTEDVGVVAGNLATSGALSIADADQGQANFTAQAGTAGSNGYGSFTLDAAGNWSYSADDSQTAIQQLGAGQSITDSFTAVSSDGSASQLVTVTITGTNDIAVISGVATGGVTEDVGVVAGNLATSGALSIADADQGQANFTAQAGTAGSNGYGSFTLDAAGNWSYSADDSQTAIQQLGAGQSITDSFTAVSSDGSASQLVTVTITGTNDIAVISGVATGGVTEDVGVVAGNLATSGALSIADADQGQANFTAQAGTAGSNGYGSFTLDAAGNWSYSADDSQTAIQQLGAGQSITDSFTAVSSDGSASQLVTVTITGTNDIAVISGVATGGVTEDVGVVAGNLATSGALSIADADQGQANFTAQAGTAGSNGYGSFTLDAAGNWSYSADDSQTAIQQLGAGQSITDSFTAVSSDGSASQLVTVTITGTNDIAVISGVATGGVTEDVGVVAGNLATSGALSIADADQGQANFTAQAGTAGSNGYGSFTLDAAGNWSYSADDSQTAIQQLGAGQSITDSFTAVSSDGSASQLVTVTITGTNDIAVISGVATGGVTEDVGVVAGNLATSGALSIADADQGQANFTAQAGTAGSNGYGSFTLDAAGNWSYSADDSQTAIQQLGAGQSITDSFTAVSSDGSASQLVTVTITGTNDIAVISGVATGGVTEDVGVVAGNLATSGALSIADADQGQANFTAQAGTAGSNGYGSFTLDAAGNWSYSADDSQTAIQQLGAGQSITDSFTAVSSDGSASQLVTVTITGTNDIAVISGVATGGVTEDVDVVAGNISTSGALSIADADQGQANFTAQAGTAGSNGYGSFTLDAAGNWSYSADDSQTAVQQLGAGQSITDSFTAVSSDGSASQLVTVTITGTNDIPVAVNDSTSVNEDATTANLRSLLLSNDTDPDSGETATLKITGVTQGAKGTVVLSDSGTAFNFSDDVLTYSADGNVLDALAVGQSTTDTFTYTITDAQGATNTATATVTITGTNDTPVAVNDSTSVNEDATTANLRSLLLSNDTDPDSGETATLKITGVTQGAKGTVVLNNNGTPFDFSDDTVTYTADGNVLDALAVGQSTTDSFTYTVTDAQGATNTATVMVTINGVNDAANDLIFSYTGASGNSLPSGAFGQISVVDPDGGAQPYSFSATGLSATTLAGGVATNFAGDLTVSSSGVISASNLDDNRVYELSVQVTQGTSTFTETFSVITGTNASDTVTGSAAVGDDVIFAQGAGDIILAGSGDDTVFGQSNDDQIHGGAGNDTLYGANGNDSFFFDTALDQTTNVDTIKDFNANSADQIHLENSIFTALSATGVLNATNFNASAGGNAADGNDFVLYDTSNGNLYYDADGNGSGNKVLVAKIDPTGVSGTVNAADFLII
- a CDS encoding phytanoyl-CoA dioxygenase family protein, producing MSIELSERETVSFARDGALRIRAALDASDLQGLEDAVANLPPDQAGIRLYGIPALRSFLASPGAIWKVAASALGDAARPVRAILFDKTAATNWGLPWHQDRTIVVARRVEVEGFGPWTVKSGLLHVAPPFDLLAGMVTLRVHLDPVPEMNAPLLIAPGSHRLGQIPEGELRSVVQRCGTATCLADAGDIWLYSTPILHGSEAARDPAHRRVLQVDFAAGELPGGLTWLGV